Proteins encoded within one genomic window of Pedobacter africanus:
- a CDS encoding RagB/SusD family nutrient uptake outer membrane protein: MKKITYFILIVLSFLELSCKKFLDETNPNNITLGNYFKTENDFNLAVNGAYNQLRGLYNSRSAWTMGEMRSDNTHYDYKSSDQAVATVNRCAVADFLDDKFNNQTPPKWNAGFNTISAANVIIDHIDDITLPDASRNSILGQAKFIRALAYFDLVRYYGGLPIYPRAPLTRAETYVARSSVQEVYNLIIADATDAAAMLGAPAFPQTGRATKGAALTLLGDVYMSLKKYDLAEQVLKQVTGMGYTLFPNYGDAFQLANKNGRESVFEIQFNTALAVPQANVEGSVYNFLPRMVNTTVVTGVNFNNVTTVGGFNTPTQDLISSYEAGDQRLDASIAIAEGTFNATDDFTATAVKSVVGYTAPAGKVGRPFPKKFLHTHTIGGQTNDNWPVYRYAETLLLLAESLNEQNKGGEALPYLNAVRSRAFGNATANITSTDQTVLRAAILKERRAELAFENKRWLDLVRTGNAITVMNAFGVKQKVLYSYLQTGSYNVTQNRLLFPIPNAEILLNEKLTQNEGY; the protein is encoded by the coding sequence ATGAAAAAGATTACTTACTTCATCCTAATAGTACTGAGTTTCCTGGAACTTTCGTGTAAAAAGTTCCTGGACGAAACCAATCCCAACAACATCACATTGGGCAACTATTTTAAAACTGAGAATGATTTTAACCTGGCCGTCAACGGTGCGTACAATCAACTGCGTGGACTTTACAACAGCAGAAGTGCCTGGACGATGGGAGAAATGCGCTCAGATAATACGCATTACGATTATAAGTCATCAGATCAGGCCGTTGCTACTGTTAACCGCTGTGCGGTCGCTGATTTTCTGGACGATAAATTTAACAACCAGACCCCACCCAAATGGAATGCGGGTTTCAATACCATTTCGGCCGCCAATGTCATTATAGACCATATTGATGACATTACTTTGCCCGATGCCAGCCGCAATTCCATTCTTGGGCAGGCTAAATTTATCCGTGCCTTAGCCTATTTTGACCTGGTGCGTTATTATGGCGGATTGCCCATTTATCCACGTGCACCTCTTACACGGGCAGAGACCTATGTTGCGCGCTCCTCAGTTCAGGAAGTGTATAACCTGATTATTGCCGACGCCACAGATGCAGCAGCGATGCTGGGTGCGCCTGCTTTTCCTCAAACCGGTCGGGCAACAAAAGGTGCAGCTTTAACATTGCTGGGCGATGTTTACATGAGCTTAAAAAAATACGATCTGGCAGAGCAGGTATTGAAGCAGGTAACCGGAATGGGGTATACCCTGTTCCCGAATTATGGGGATGCCTTTCAGCTGGCTAACAAAAATGGAAGGGAATCTGTTTTTGAGATACAGTTCAATACCGCCCTGGCCGTGCCACAGGCAAATGTAGAGGGCTCTGTTTATAATTTTTTACCACGTATGGTGAACACTACGGTGGTTACAGGTGTAAATTTTAACAATGTTACTACAGTTGGAGGTTTCAACACACCTACACAAGACCTGATCAGTTCTTATGAGGCTGGGGACCAGCGTTTGGATGCTTCGATTGCTATTGCTGAGGGTACTTTCAATGCAACAGATGACTTTACGGCTACTGCTGTAAAATCAGTAGTAGGGTATACCGCACCTGCGGGTAAGGTAGGACGTCCGTTTCCGAAGAAATTTCTGCATACCCATACTATCGGCGGGCAAACCAACGACAACTGGCCGGTTTACCGCTATGCAGAAACTTTACTGCTGCTGGCAGAAAGCCTGAACGAGCAAAACAAAGGGGGAGAGGCGCTGCCTTATCTGAATGCGGTAAGAAGCAGGGCTTTTGGCAATGCCACAGCTAACATTACAAGCACAGACCAGACGGTACTGAGGGCAGCCATCCTGAAAGAAAGAAGAGCAGAACTTGCCTTTGAAAACAAACGCTGGCTGGATCTGGTGCGGACGGGAAATGCCATAACGGTGATGAATGCTTTTGGTGTGAAGCAAAAAGTGCTATACAGTTACCTGCAAACGGGAAGTTACAATGTTACGCAAAACCGCCTGCTGTTCCCGATACCCAATGCAGAGATATTGCTGAACGAAAAGCTTACACAGAATGAAGGCTACTGA